One genomic region from Salvia hispanica cultivar TCC Black 2014 chromosome 2, UniMelb_Shisp_WGS_1.0, whole genome shotgun sequence encodes:
- the LOC125207191 gene encoding uncharacterized protein LOC125207191: MGFNKVYKSLQEIFPQIDARALRAVAIEHSKDADAAVEAVLVEIIPFFSERSRPHTPSTGSSAVGESSGGAVTTVQTADCTSVNAVAGTTDAQSSYIANFGYQKSFSDVNDGHTEPLSDTNVEHHELEGVMAYLNLSGSVHDNNMQLKTDIYSHDEVAHLTSTDGADTLQIEVSVEPKTDKTASNSSIQLASDDACHTMWTLQGKDSGSIQDLNMLSEGSDSRCLETEFDTTTNDVCEQGKSYGDEGTCVVGPASFIVRDLTASLPENNFPLLALHEKSVNDSGELDVSYPCNSAPKMEAGNNIVDSDDESTLSGSMSQSSKIHMIDALANIIADARNNKKMLFSAMDSAISLMREVELKEKAAEQARVEAAMGGTDILVKSEELKHMVKLAEETNSMHAGEVYGEKAILATELRELQSRALSLSVERDKYLAVLNEMQQTLEVRLTEAQNVIKYAELEKTEKENAAMKALTEQELIMEKVLQESKILNQQAEDNSKLREFLVDRGRAVDTLQGEISVICQDVRMLKETFDEDIPFSKSLSSSQTSCILASSASSSKSLIREQVDLLPDEGTESLDTRDKKGTASCSTESSSQDEAAGNDDKALSDDEWEMLLA; this comes from the exons ATGGGATTCAATAAAGTTTACAAGTCATTGCAGGAGATTTTCCCACAG ATAGATGCTCGGGCTCTTAGGGCTGTTGCTATTGAGCATAGCAAGGATGCTGATGCAGCTGTTGAAGCTGTGCTTGTGGAGATTATACCTTTCTTCTCTGAACGATCGAGACCACATACCCCTTCAACTGGGAGTAGTGCTGTTGGAGAATCATCAGGAG GTGCTGTTACCACTGTTCAAACTGCGGATTGCACATCTGTGAATGCTGTTGCAGGAACAACTGATGCCCAAAGCAGTTATATTGCAAATTTTGGATATCAGAAGTCTTTTAGTGATGTTAATGATGGCCATACCGAACCCTTATCTGATACCAATGTTGAACATCATGAACTAGAGGGTGTTATGGCTTACTTGAATTTGTCTGGAAGTGTACATGATAACAACATGCAATTGAAGACTGATATTTACTCTCATGATGAAGTTGCTCATTTGACTAGTACGGATGGAGCAGATACTCTTCAGATTGAAGTGTCAGTAGAACCCAAAACTGACAAGACAGCTTCAAATAGCAGCATCCAACTTGCATCTGATGATGCATGTCATACCATGTGGACCTTGCAAGGAAAAGATTCTGGAAGCATTCAAGATTTGAATATGTTAAGTGAAGGATCAGACTCTAGGTGCTTAGAGACTGAGTTTGATACAACTACCAATGACGTATGTGAACAGGGGAAATCCTATGGAGATGAAGGGACTTGTGTGGTTGGACCTGCTTCATTTATTGTTCGTGATCTAACAGCAAGCCTTCCAGAAAATAATTTTCCGTTGTTAGCACTCCATGAAAAGTCTGTAAATGATTCAGGGGAATTAGATGTAAGTTATCCTTGTAACAGTGCTCCCAAGATGGAAGCTGGTAACAACATCGTTGACTCTGATGATGAGTCTACCTTAAGTGGCTCCATGTCTCAATCTAGCAAAATCCATATGATTGATGCTCTTGCGAATATTATAGCTGATGCAAGAAATAATAAG AAAATGTTGTTCTCAGCAATGGACTCTGCAATAAGTTTAATGAGGGAAGTGGAGCTTAAAGAGAAAGCTGCAGAACAAGCCAGAGTAGAAGCTGCTATGGGTGGAACAGATATACTGGTTAAGTCTGAAGAGCTTAAACATATGGTGAAACTAGCAGAGGAAACAAATTCCATG CATGCTGGGGAAGTATATGGTGAGAAGGCCATCCTAGCAACTGAGTTGAGAGAGCTTCAGTCTCGTGCACTCTCGTTGTCAGTTGAAAGAGACAAATATCTTGCTGTTCTTAATGAG ATGCAACAAACCTTGGAGGTGCGATTAACTGAAGCTCAgaatgtaataaaatatgctGAGCTAGAAAAaacagaaaaggaaaatgctGCAATGAAAGCCCTTACTGAGCAGGAATTGATTATGGAGAAAGTGTTGCAAGAGTCAAAGATCCTAAACCAACAAGCAGAAGATAACTCCAAG TTGCGCGAATTTCTTGTGGACCGTGGCCGTGCAGTAGATACATTGCA GGGAGAAATATCTGTTATATGTCAGGATGTGAGGATGCTGAAGGAGACTTTCGATGAGGATATTCCATTTAGCAAGTCACTCTCATCCAGCCAGACCAGCTGCATCTTAGCTTCATCTGCTTCATCTTCAAAAAGCTTGATTCGGGAGCAGGTGGACTTACTTCCTGACGAAGGAACTGAGTCACTGGACACTCGAGACAAGAAAGGAACTGCTTCTTGTTCGACGGAAAGCTCATCTCAAGATGAAGCTGCTGGGAATGATGACAAGGCACTTTCAGACGACGAGTGGGAAATGTTGCTTGCTTGA
- the LOC125206315 gene encoding uncharacterized protein LOC125206315 produces MAMKLLAATILILSLSTPQAHWIPRRPTPLCVSQLAIVNRACGRLPYALVNPPSLPSPPAREGEGEVESGHHHHHRQRREGYVETAQEGECCRWVKEVDTECVCDLLVHLPPFMTRPLHEYKVIVDDSCEVSFSCASRLVNF; encoded by the coding sequence atggccATGAAATTACTAGCAGCCACCATCCTCATCCTCTCCCTCAGCACCCCACAAGCCCACTGGATCCCCCGCCGCCCCACGCCACTCTGCGTGTCCCAGCTGGCAATAGTGAACCGTGCGTGCGGACGTCTGCCATACGCACTAGTCAATCCACCATCCCTACCATCACCTCCCGCccgagagggagagggagaggtgGAGAGCGggcaccaccaccaccaccggcAGCGGCGGGAGGGGTATGTGGAGACGGCGCAGGAGGGAGAGTGCTGCCGGTGGGTGAAGGAGGTGGACAcggagtgtgtgtgtgatctGCTGGTGCATCTGCCGCCGTTCATGACGAGGCCACTCCACGAGTACAAGGTGATCGTCGACGACAGCTGCGAGGTCAGCTTCAGCTGCGCCTCCAGATTGGTCAACTTCTGA
- the LOC125207190 gene encoding DNA-directed RNA polymerases IV and V subunit 2-like, whose translation MDGWDFINEVGPSGVKDKFSNGSKQMEFDDDVDFNYSDSEDEVDCALQELDKGFLKGFCKKASTAFFEKYGLIRHQINSYNDFVKHGIQQVFESIGEIMIEPGYDPTKRGDGEWRRATLRFGKVTLDRPTFWTGEKFSSVDGAKEFLELLPRHAHLQNMTYSSRIKVETFLQVYTESPSRSDKFKTGVDIVVEKTILSETQTDVNFGRLPVMVKSDLCWMSSPEPDGKEKRDCEFDQGGYFVIKGAEKTFIAQEQICLKRLWVAKDPTWTVAYRPVAKRNRVYIKLIPKVEHLIAGDKILTAYFYVTEIPIWLLFFALGVPNDREVVKLIGLDTDENSAISNILVPSIYDADKKFDGFRKAGNAIEHIKKLMQGCNFPPTETVDDLIDTYLFPNLRSRRQKASFLAYMVKCLLEAYRGLRKVDNRDDFRNKRVELAGELLERELRVHIKHAERRMVKAIQRDLYKDREVQTIDHYFDASIITNGLSRAFSTGAWVHPYKRMERMSGVVANLRRTNPLQAVCDMRRTRQQVSYTGRVGDARYPHPSHWGKVCFLSTPDGENCGLVKNLASLGLVSTKILELESILKRFHECGMENLVDDGSCLLDGKHKVFLDGDWVGVCKDSSSFVAKLRRKRRKMEIPDQIEIKRDKHQGEVRIFADAGRILRPLFVVQNLKKIKDLKGEFLFQSLLNNGIVELIGPEEEEDCQTAWGIDYLFTAELDNPPVKYTHCEFDSSFLLGLSCGIIPFANHDHARRVLYQSAKHSQQAIGYSTTNPSIRVDTNSHQLYYPQRSLFRTMLSDCLGKSRYAEHHKGMMPRPDFFNGQCAIVAVNVHLGYNQEDSLVMNRASLERGMFRTEHVRSYKAEVENSEAVGKRTKTDEFVSFGKMQSKIGRVDSLDDDGFPFIGANLQTGDIVIGKHAASGVDHSIKLKHTERGMVQKVVLSANDEGKNFAVVSLRQVRAPCLGDKFSSMHGQKGVLGFLESQENFPFTIKGIVPDIVINPHAFPSRQTPGQLLEAALGKGIALGGGLKYATPFSTPSVEDITTQLHRLGYSRWGGERVYDGRTGEKVESLIFMGPTYYQRLTHMAEDKVKFRNTGPVHPLTRQPVADRKRFGGIKFGEMERDCLIAHGAAANLHERLFTLSDSSQMHICRKCKNMAGVIQRSVFGGQKVRGPYCRFCESVEDVVRVNVPYGAKLLCQELFSMGISLKFETELC comes from the exons ATGGATGGGTGGGATTTTATAAATGAAGTAGGACCTAGCGGCGTCAAGGATAAATTTTCTAATGGGTCGAAACAAATGGAATTTGATGATGATGTAGACTTCAACTATTCTGATTCTGAAGATGAGGTGGATTGTGCCCTGCAAGAACTGGACAAAGGCTTCTTGAAAGGGTTCTGTAAGAAGGCTTCAACGGCGTTCTTCGAGAAATATGGTTTAATTAGACACCAGATCAATTCTTACAATGACTTTGTTAAGCATGGGATCCAACAAGTCTTTGAATCCATTGGGGAGATTATGATTGAACCTGGATATGATCCTACAAAAAGAGGAGATGGTGAGTGGAGACGTGCAACTCTTAGGTTTGGAAAAGTCACACTTGATCGCCCTACATTCTGGACCGGTGAAAAGTTTTCTTCGGTTGATGGTGCTAAAGAGTTTTTGGAGCTTTTGCCCAGGCATGCacatcttcaaaatatgacCTATTCATCCAGGATTAAAGTTGAGACTTTTCTTCAG GTGTACACAGAAAGCCCCTCGAGAAGTGACAAATTCAAAACTGGTGTAGATATAGTTGTTGAGAAGACAATACTGAGTGAGACTCAGACTGATGTTAACTTTGGGAGACTCCCTGTCATGGTGAAATCGGACTTATGCTGGATGAGTTCACCTGAACCTGATggtaaagaaaaaagagattgTGAATTTGATCAAGGGGGTTATTTTGTTATCAAGGGTGCTGAGAAG ACATTCATTGCTCAGGAGCAAATATGCCTTAAAAGGCTGTGGGTGGCTAAGGATCCTACATGGACAGTTGCATATCGTCCAGTGGCAAAAAGGAATCGAgtgtatataaaattgattccAAAAGTGGAGCATTTGATAGCTGGAGACAAGATCCTCACTGCCTACTTTTATGTCACGGAGATTCCTATTTGGCTTTTGTTCTTTGCTCTGGGTGTTCCAAATGATAGAGAGGTGGTTAAGCTGATTGGTCTGGACACTGATGAAAACTCTGCAATTTCAAATATACTCGTGCCATCGATATATGATGCTGATAAGAAATTTGATGGTTTCCGTAAGGCAGGCAATGCTATTGAGCACATCAAGAAACTGATGCAGGGCTGCAATTTTCCACCTACAGAAACAGTGGATGATTTGATTGATACCTATCTCTTTCCCAATCTGAGGAGCCGGAGGCAGAAGGCTTCTTTTCTTGCCTATATGGTCAAGTGCCTGCTGGAGGCTTACAGAGGGCTCCGCAAAGTTGACAATAGAGATGACTTTAGGAACAAGAGGGTGGAGTTGGCAGGTGAACTCCTTGAAAGAGAACTGAGGGTCCACATTAAACATGCGGAGAGGCGAATGGTGAAAGCCATACAGAGAGACCTGTACAAAGATAGGGAGGTGCAGACCATCGATCACTACTTTGATGCCTCAATAATCACCAATGGTCTTTCCAGAGCCTTCTCAACCGGAGCTTGGGTGCACCCTTACAAGAGGATGGAAAGAATGTCTGGTGTAGTTGCTAATCTGAGGCGAACAAATCCCTTGCAGGCAGTCTGTGATATGCGAAGAACTCGACAGCAGGTCTCATACACAGGCAGAGTCGGTGATGCTAGATACCC GCACCCATCTCATTGGGGTAAGGTCTGCTTTCTCTCTACACCAGATGGAGAAAATTGTGGTCTAGTTAAGAATCTGGCCAGCCTGGGTCTTGTCAGTACTAAAATCCTGGAACTAGAAAGCATTCTAAAGAGGTTTCATGAGTGTGGAATGGAGAATTTGGTCGATGATGGTTCTTGTTTGCTTGATGGAAAGCACAAAGTTTTTCTAGATGGAGATTGGGTTGGAGTATGCAAAGATTCTTCATCATTTGTTGCTAAGCTGAGACGCAAGAGACGCAAAATGGAAATACCTGATCAG ATTGAGATCAAAAGAGACAAGCATCAGGGTGAAGTGCGTATATTTGCTGATGCTGGAAGGATACTGCGACCTCTCTTTGTTGTCCAGAACTTGAAAAAGATCAAAGATTTGAAAGGAGAGTTTTTGTTTCAATCTCTTCTTAATAATGGCATAGTTGAGTTGATCGGAccggaagaggaagaagactGTCAAACTGCATGGGGAATTGACTACCTGTTCACTGCCGAACTAGATAACCCACCTGTGAAATATACCCACTGTGAGTTTGATAGTTCTTTCCTTCTAGGTTTAAGCTGTGGCATAATTCCGTTTGCCAACCATGATCATGCTAGGAGAGTTCTTTACCAATCTGCTAAGCACTCTCAGCAAGCCATTGGGTACTCGACCACAAATCCTAGCATTCGAGTTGATACAAACTCCCATCAGCTGTACTATCCCCAGAGGTCTCTTTTCAGAACCATGCTTTCAGATTGCCTTGGGAAGTCTAGGTATGCTGAGCATCACAAAGGGATGATGCCGCGACCTGACTTCTTCAACGGCCAGTGTGCTATTGTGGCTGTTAATGTTCATCTTGGGTATAATCAAGAAGACTCACTTGTGATGAACCGTGCTTCTTTAGAGCGTGGCATGTTCAGAACTGAACATGTTAGGAGTTACAAGGCCGAGGTTGAAAATTCAGAAGCTGTGGGGAAAAGAACCAAGACTGATGAGTTTGTTAGTTTTGGGAAGATGCAAAGCAAGATAGGGCGTGTTGACAGCCTTGATGATGATGGCTTTCCCTTTATTGGTGCAAATCTCCAAACTGGTGACATAGTCATTGGAAAGCATGCTGCTTCAGGGGTTGATCATAGCATCAAGCTCAAGCATACTGAAAGGGGCATGGTTCAAAAGGTTGTGCTGTCAGCCAATGATGAGGGAAAGAACTTTGCAGTTGTGTCTTTGAGACag GTTCGTGCTCCATGCCTGGGGGACAAATTTTCGAGCATGCACGGGCAGAAAGGTGTTCTGGGGTTTCTGGAGTCTCAGGAGAACTTTCCTTTTACCATAAAAGGAATAGTTCCAGATATTGTGATAAACCCACATGCGTTTCCTTCTCGACAAACACCCGGACAACTTCTGGAAGCTGCCCTTGGCAAAGGGATTGCACTTGGAGGTGGACTAAAATATGCGACCCCATTTTCCACTCCTTCAGTTGAAGATATAACCACCCAACTTCACAG GCTCGGATATTCCAGATGGGGCGGGGAAAGAGTATATGATGGCCGTACAGGTGAAAAGGTTGAATCTCTCATCTTTATGGGGCCAACATACTACCAGCGTCTTACTCATATGGCTGAGGACAAGGTGAAGTTCAGAAATACCGGGCCGGTTCACCCTCTTACTCGTCAGCCCGTTGCTGACAGGAAACGCTTTGGTGGAATTAAATTTGGTGAGATGGAACGAGACTGCCTTATAGCCCATGGTGCAGCAGCCAATCTACATGAGCGTCTATTCACCCTCAGCGATTCATCACAGATGCACATATGCAGGAAGTGCAAGAACATGGCTGGTGTGATCCAGCGATCAGTGTTTGGTGGTCAGAAGGTTCGTGGCCCATACTGTCGATTCTGCGAGTCTGTGGAAGATGTGGTGAGGGTGAATGTGCCATATGGGGCTAAGTTGCTTTGCCAAGAACTCTTCAGCATGGGGATTTCACTCAAGTTTGAGACTGAGTTGTGCTGA
- the LOC125207192 gene encoding probable phospholipid hydroperoxide glutathione peroxidase isoform X1, whose product MGNSSSSITEGSIHDFVVKDTKGQDVSLDIYKGKVLLIVNVTSQCRCTNSNFTELAGLYTQFKAKGLEILAFPCDQFSKKEPGSSQDEEQFACTRFNAEFPIFHKVKVNGANAAPVYKFLKSNKKGHFGGSIKWNFTKFLVDRDGHVINRYGTTTSPAAIAVSLSPPRAHTPLFPLLILPISVLHCRVTYKRLWNLIVSTNVVEARRANFMLHHQRGSI is encoded by the exons ATGGGGAATTCTTCATCATCAATCACAGAGGGATCCATCCATGATTTCGTTGTCAAG GACACTAAAGGTCAAGACGTCAGCCTCGATATATATAAGGGGAAAGTGTTGCTTATTGTCAATGTCACCTCCCAATg TAGGTGCACAAACTCGAATTTCACCGAGTTAGCTGGGCTTTACACTCAATTCAAGGCTAAAG GTTTGGAGATATTGGCATTTCCATGCGACCAGTTCTCGAAGAAGGAACCGGGATCAAGCCAAGACGAAGAGCAATTCGCATGCACAAGATTCAACGCCGAGTTTCCCATATTTCACAAG GTGAAAGTGAATGGAGCAAATGCAGCACCAGTTTACAAGTTCctgaaatcaaataaaaaagggcattttggggGTAGCATCAAATGGAATTTCACCAAGTTTCTTGTTGACAGAGATGGACATGTCATCAATCGTTATGGAACAACAACCTCCCCAGCGGCTATCgcggtctctctctctcccccccGTGCGCACACACCCCTCTTTCCCTTACTGATACTGCCAATTTCTGTGTTGCATTGCAGGGTGACATACAAAAGGCTTTGGAACTTGATCGTATCCACAAATGTCGTTGAGGCAAGGCGGGCAAACTTCATGCTGCATCATCAACGGGGAAGCATTTAG
- the LOC125207192 gene encoding probable phospholipid hydroperoxide glutathione peroxidase isoform X2, which yields MGNSSSSITEGSIHDFVVKDTKGQDVSLDIYKGKVLLIVNVTSQCRCTNSNFTELAGLYTQFKAKGLEILAFPCDQFSKKEPGSSQDEEQFACTRFNAEFPIFHKVKVNGANAAPVYKFLKSNKKGHFGGSIKWNFTKFLVDRDGHVINRYGTTTSPAAIAGDIQKALELDRIHKCR from the exons ATGGGGAATTCTTCATCATCAATCACAGAGGGATCCATCCATGATTTCGTTGTCAAG GACACTAAAGGTCAAGACGTCAGCCTCGATATATATAAGGGGAAAGTGTTGCTTATTGTCAATGTCACCTCCCAATg TAGGTGCACAAACTCGAATTTCACCGAGTTAGCTGGGCTTTACACTCAATTCAAGGCTAAAG GTTTGGAGATATTGGCATTTCCATGCGACCAGTTCTCGAAGAAGGAACCGGGATCAAGCCAAGACGAAGAGCAATTCGCATGCACAAGATTCAACGCCGAGTTTCCCATATTTCACAAG GTGAAAGTGAATGGAGCAAATGCAGCACCAGTTTACAAGTTCctgaaatcaaataaaaaagggcattttggggGTAGCATCAAATGGAATTTCACCAAGTTTCTTGTTGACAGAGATGGACATGTCATCAATCGTTATGGAACAACAACCTCCCCAGCGGCTATCgcg GGTGACATACAAAAGGCTTTGGAACTTGATCGTATCCACAAATGTCGTTGA